A window from Bdellovibrionales bacterium encodes these proteins:
- a CDS encoding SDR family oxidoreductase: MSSTVSSIVMGLTRLGADCVILDPDKSVPQPFINQINDAREINDKFGRASFLPCDLSSKDQIKDLIGRASQVFGGLDMYIDALMINQPTPMKLDEPLEGLDQMFDKHLKSSLYLSQGVLAFFKNRKRGRLIYLLNDSPSAKVKEDVVVQAVRSGLKGFAAALSKQVSEFNITANTLSIALTEEYILAHDPGAKSIKEALEKLKQIDPSLRITEPDKITQTVTFLVSPLGASINGQNLILS, translated from the coding sequence ATGAGCAGCACGGTCTCGAGTATTGTCATGGGGCTTACGCGTCTAGGAGCAGATTGCGTGATTCTTGATCCAGATAAATCGGTTCCACAACCATTCATTAACCAAATCAATGATGCACGGGAAATCAACGACAAGTTTGGCCGTGCTTCTTTCTTGCCTTGCGATCTTTCTTCCAAAGATCAAATCAAAGATTTGATCGGCCGCGCTTCTCAGGTGTTTGGCGGTTTGGATATGTATATCGATGCTTTGATGATCAATCAGCCGACGCCAATGAAGCTGGACGAACCTCTCGAAGGTTTGGATCAGATGTTTGATAAGCATTTGAAGAGCTCGCTCTATTTGAGCCAAGGCGTGCTGGCGTTTTTCAAAAATCGCAAGCGCGGGCGTTTGATTTATCTTTTGAATGATTCGCCGTCTGCGAAAGTCAAAGAGGATGTTGTTGTTCAGGCAGTTCGTTCCGGCCTGAAAGGTTTCGCAGCGGCACTGTCAAAACAGGTCAGCGAATTCAACATTACTGCGAACACACTTTCGATTGCTTTGACTGAAGAGTATATTTTGGCGCACGACCCGGGCGCAAAATCGATTAAAGAAGCATTAGAAAAACTAAAGCAGATCGATCCTTCGCTCAGAATTACTGAGCCGGACAAAATCACTCAGACAGTCACGTTCCTGGTGAGCCCCCTCGGAGCTTCCATCAACGGACAAAACCTGATCCTCTCTTAA
- a CDS encoding acetyl-CoA C-acetyltransferase: protein MENIVFISGKRTPFGAFGGVLKDLSATDLGVISAKATLEQAGLSADKVDHVIFGNVIQSGADAIYIPRHIGLKSGVPVNVGALLVNRLCGSGFQSWTSAVQMIQTGEASVVLAGGTEQMSQVPYVARSMRFGGIRMGNGELEDYMTAALVDAYSKTPMAITAENLAVKYGITREEADKYSLQSQQRYKACLDRGGFAEEMCPVTIEGKKGTVVVDKDEHPRPETTLEKLATLKPVFKKDGLVTAGGSSGIVDGAACSLLMSETRAKELGMKPKARIISYASVGCDPSIMGIGPAGASRLALQKAGLKLEQMDLVEVNEAFAAQYLAVQKELGLNPEKTNVNGGAIAVGHPLGASGTRIMNHLVYESHRRKAKYALGSACIGGGQGIAIIIERMD from the coding sequence ATGGAAAATATCGTTTTTATTTCTGGAAAAAGAACTCCGTTTGGAGCTTTTGGTGGAGTCCTGAAAGATCTTTCAGCGACGGATTTGGGTGTCATCTCGGCTAAGGCAACTTTAGAGCAAGCTGGTTTGTCTGCAGACAAAGTTGATCACGTGATTTTTGGTAATGTCATCCAGTCTGGAGCGGACGCGATTTATATTCCTCGCCACATCGGTTTGAAGTCGGGTGTCCCGGTCAATGTCGGTGCCCTTTTGGTGAATCGCCTCTGCGGAAGCGGCTTCCAGTCTTGGACTTCCGCTGTGCAAATGATCCAGACTGGCGAAGCCAGTGTCGTTTTGGCCGGTGGAACTGAGCAGATGTCGCAGGTTCCGTATGTGGCTCGCAGCATGCGTTTTGGTGGCATTCGCATGGGTAACGGTGAACTCGAAGACTACATGACCGCGGCCTTGGTGGACGCTTACTCAAAAACTCCGATGGCGATCACCGCTGAAAACTTGGCAGTGAAGTATGGCATTACCCGTGAAGAAGCAGATAAATACTCTTTGCAATCGCAACAACGCTATAAAGCGTGCTTGGACCGCGGCGGTTTTGCTGAAGAAATGTGCCCGGTGACGATCGAAGGCAAAAAAGGCACGGTGGTCGTCGATAAAGACGAACACCCTCGCCCAGAGACGACGCTTGAAAAACTCGCGACTTTGAAACCTGTTTTCAAAAAAGACGGTCTTGTCACCGCCGGCGGTTCTTCGGGTATCGTGGATGGAGCGGCTTGCTCATTGTTGATGAGTGAGACACGCGCCAAAGAGCTCGGCATGAAGCCTAAAGCAAGAATCATTTCTTACGCGTCTGTGGGATGTGATCCAAGCATCATGGGTATCGGCCCAGCCGGTGCTTCACGCTTGGCTTTGCAAAAAGCGGGATTGAAGCTTGAGCAAATGGATCTTGTTGAGGTGAATGAAGCTTTTGCAGCTCAATACTTGGCCGTGCAAAAAGAACTTGGTTTGAATCCTGAAAAAACAAATGTCAATGGCGGTGCGATTGCGGTCGGCCATCCATTGGGAGCTTCCGGCACGCGTATCATGAACCACTTGGTTTATGAAAGTCATCGCCGTAAAGCAAAGTATGCTCTGGGCAGCGCTTGCATCGGCGGCGGTCAAGGGATTGCAATTATCATCGAGAGAATGGACTAA